In Lacrimispora indolis DSM 755, a genomic segment contains:
- the purM gene encoding phosphoribosylformylglycinamidine cyclo-ligase, which translates to MDYKNAGVDIEAGYKSVELMKKHVQETMRPEVLGGIGGFSGAFSMSAFKNMEKPTLVSGTDGVGTKLKLAFLMDRHDTIGIDCVAMCVNDIACAGGEPLFFLDYIACGRNYPEKIAQIVSGVANGCKQAHAALIGGETAEMPGFYPEDEYDLAGFAVGVVDEKDLITGADVKEGDVLIGMASSGIHSNGFSLVRKVFDMTKESLDTYYEELGKTLGEVLIAPTRIYVDALKRVKKSGAVIKACSHITGGGFYENIPRMLPEGIRAVVDKDSYKVPAIFKLLAEKGDIEEEIMYNTYNMGIGMILAVSPSDVDTAMEAIREAGELPYVIGRIERGEKGVTLC; encoded by the coding sequence ATGGATTATAAGAATGCCGGAGTGGACATTGAAGCCGGATATAAGTCGGTGGAATTGATGAAAAAGCATGTGCAGGAAACCATGAGGCCGGAGGTTCTGGGAGGGATCGGAGGATTTTCGGGAGCATTTTCCATGTCAGCTTTTAAGAATATGGAAAAGCCCACCCTTGTATCAGGAACCGACGGGGTTGGTACAAAGCTGAAGCTTGCATTTTTAATGGACAGGCATGATACTATTGGCATCGACTGCGTGGCCATGTGCGTCAATGATATTGCCTGCGCAGGCGGCGAACCCTTATTTTTCCTGGATTATATCGCCTGCGGCAGGAATTACCCGGAAAAGATCGCCCAGATTGTAAGCGGAGTTGCCAATGGATGCAAACAGGCTCATGCTGCGTTGATCGGCGGTGAGACTGCGGAAATGCCGGGATTTTATCCGGAAGATGAATACGACCTGGCCGGTTTTGCAGTAGGCGTGGTGGATGAGAAGGATCTTATCACCGGGGCTGATGTGAAGGAGGGAGATGTGCTCATTGGTATGGCATCTTCCGGCATTCACAGCAATGGTTTTTCTCTGGTACGCAAGGTATTTGACATGACAAAGGAAAGCCTGGACACTTATTATGAGGAATTGGGAAAAACTCTTGGAGAGGTACTGATCGCTCCTACTAGGATTTATGTAGATGCATTGAAACGTGTAAAGAAAAGCGGAGCAGTGATCAAAGCCTGCAGTCACATTACCGGAGGCGGTTTTTACGAGAATATCCCCCGTATGCTGCCGGAGGGCATCCGCGCTGTTGTGGATAAAGACAGTTATAAAGTGCCTGCCATCTTTAAGCTGCTGGCAGAAAAAGGCGATATTGAGGAAGAAATCATGTACAATACCTATAACATGGGAATCGGAATGATTCTTGCAGTAAGCCCGTCAGATGTGGATACAGCCATGGAGGCAATCCGTGAGGCAGGAGAGCTTCCTTATGTGATCGGCCGTATAGAAAGAGGAGAGAAGGGTGTGACTTTATGCTGA
- the purE gene encoding 5-(carboxyamino)imidazole ribonucleotide mutase: MAKVSIVMGSDSDMPVMAQAADVLKKFGVEFEMTVISAHREPDIFFEYAKTAEARGVKVIIAGAGKAAHLPGMCAALFPMPVIGIPMKTSDLGGVDSLYSIVQMPSGVPVATVAIGGGTNAGILAAKILAVGDGELLGRLKEYSENLKNEVSEKAEKLDQIGYKEYLSQMKK; this comes from the coding sequence ATGGCAAAGGTATCAATTGTTATGGGAAGTGATTCTGATATGCCTGTTATGGCTCAGGCGGCAGATGTATTAAAAAAATTCGGGGTGGAGTTTGAGATGACAGTGATTTCCGCCCATAGGGAACCGGATATATTTTTCGAATATGCCAAGACGGCGGAGGCAAGAGGCGTAAAGGTTATTATTGCCGGTGCGGGGAAGGCAGCTCATCTTCCTGGAATGTGCGCCGCCCTGTTTCCCATGCCTGTGATCGGCATTCCCATGAAGACCTCTGACCTTGGAGGAGTGGATTCTCTTTATTCTATTGTGCAGATGCCTTCCGGAGTTCCGGTTGCCACGGTTGCCATAGGCGGCGGAACCAATGCAGGGATCCTTGCGGCTAAAATTTTAGCAGTGGGTGATGGAGAGCTTTTGGGAAGACTGAAGGAATATTCTGAAAATCTTAAAAATGAAGTTTCAGAAAAAGCGGAGAAGCTGGACCAGATCGGCTATAAGGAATATTTATCCCAGATGAAGAAGTGA
- a CDS encoding methyl-accepting chemotaxis protein, whose translation MKNLKIGKRIGLAFGAILVLFLIVSTISVVSLRQNNGKFVDFFNNGHQVAVQALEMRRDIQSAAKNVGYATMSLDLQTTGGYVDAAEADLEDFQKRMEFLRENYQGDQSLVDSIENTLNEAQPYKEEVFSLARENKTRQAADIFFESLDPYFTKVQEDLVKVSDFANAKADDNYKDAQTLVGITLTTVVALQILAVLATLGFSIFTTRGIVAPVKEIEKAAEEMSRGSLHVMLNYQSKDELGSLADSMRTTISNIGNMIDDISSMLGALAIGDFQVNSKHREQYVMDYEPILLAMQCIRNNLSEALSRINQSADLVANGSEQVSSGAQALSQGAAEQASSVQELAATISDISNQINTNAKNAKEARSTSEEAARNVAKSNEKMSEMNRAMTEISDKSNEIGKIIKTIEDIAFQTNILALNAAVEAARAGEAGKGFAVVADEVRNLASKSGEAAKNTTLLIEESMQAVENGTRITSETTRAMQAVVEGSQRINAIIEEIAMASDMQAAAVDQVAQGIDQISCVVQTNSATAEQSAAASEELSGQAQIMKGLVEGFKLYDGELEEETSKSAAEPKARKSSSEMPVYVEHREDPVLTIDPVYFEEPSAFGGGKY comes from the coding sequence GTGAAGAATTTAAAGATAGGTAAAAGAATTGGACTTGCTTTTGGAGCTATCCTCGTGCTGTTTTTAATAGTTTCCACCATTTCTGTGGTAAGCTTAAGACAAAACAACGGTAAGTTTGTAGATTTTTTTAACAACGGACATCAGGTCGCAGTTCAGGCTCTTGAAATGAGACGTGATATCCAGTCCGCAGCTAAAAATGTGGGATATGCGACCATGAGCCTTGATTTACAGACCACAGGAGGTTATGTGGATGCTGCGGAGGCAGATCTGGAAGACTTCCAGAAGAGGATGGAGTTTTTAAGAGAAAATTACCAGGGGGACCAATCTCTGGTGGATAGCATTGAAAATACCTTAAATGAGGCTCAGCCTTACAAGGAAGAAGTATTTAGCCTGGCAAGGGAAAACAAGACCAGACAGGCTGCGGATATATTCTTTGAATCATTAGACCCTTATTTCACCAAGGTGCAGGAAGACTTAGTCAAGGTCAGTGATTTTGCCAATGCAAAAGCCGATGATAATTATAAGGACGCTCAGACGCTGGTAGGGATTACTCTGACCACTGTGGTGGCTTTGCAGATCCTTGCGGTGCTTGCCACCCTGGGCTTTTCCATTTTCACCACAAGAGGCATTGTGGCTCCTGTAAAAGAGATCGAGAAGGCTGCGGAGGAGATGTCAAGGGGAAGTCTCCATGTCATGTTGAATTACCAGTCAAAGGACGAGCTGGGCTCTTTGGCTGACAGCATGCGGACCACCATTTCCAATATTGGAAACATGATAGACGATATCAGCAGCATGCTGGGGGCATTGGCGATCGGTGATTTCCAGGTGAACTCCAAGCACCGGGAACAATATGTCATGGATTATGAACCGATCCTTCTGGCTATGCAGTGTATCAGGAACAACTTAAGCGAAGCGCTTTCCCGCATTAACCAGTCGGCCGATCTGGTGGCCAATGGTTCGGAGCAGGTATCTTCCGGCGCCCAGGCATTGTCCCAGGGAGCTGCGGAGCAGGCTTCTTCCGTACAGGAACTTGCAGCTACCATAAGCGATATATCAAACCAGATAAACACCAATGCAAAAAATGCGAAAGAGGCACGTTCTACCTCAGAAGAAGCAGCCAGAAACGTGGCAAAGAGCAATGAGAAAATGTCTGAAATGAACCGGGCCATGACGGAGATCAGCGATAAATCCAATGAAATCGGAAAAATCATAAAGACCATTGAAGATATTGCATTCCAGACCAATATCCTGGCACTGAATGCTGCCGTTGAAGCTGCCCGCGCCGGGGAAGCCGGAAAGGGTTTTGCAGTTGTGGCAGATGAAGTGCGCAACCTTGCAAGCAAGTCAGGGGAAGCGGCAAAGAATACCACGCTGCTCATTGAGGAAAGCATGCAGGCGGTGGAAAATGGAACCAGAATCACTTCTGAGACAACCCGGGCCATGCAGGCGGTTGTGGAAGGCAGCCAGCGTATTAATGCGATCATTGAGGAAATCGCAATGGCTTCTGATATGCAGGCGGCGGCAGTTGACCAGGTAGCGCAAGGAATTGATCAGATATCCTGCGTGGTTCAGACCAACTCAGCCACAGCAGAACAGAGTGCGGCAGCAAGTGAGGAACTGTCAGGTCAGGCACAGATTATGAAGGGACTTGTTGAGGGCTTTAAGCTTTATGATGGAGAGCTGGAAGAAGAGACTTCCAAGTCCGCAGCAGAGCCCAAAGCCAGGAAATCTTCTTCGGAAATGCCGGTTTACGTGGAACACAGGGAGGATCCGGTCCTTACCATTGATCCGGTTTATTTTGAAGAGCCTTCCGCATTTGGCGGCGGAAAGTATTAA